The following are from one region of the Marinomonas sp. CT5 genome:
- a CDS encoding RNA-binding protein has protein sequence MKILVRNLARNTTEDELRNLFAVHGTLQSCTLVLDKETGESKGFAFVEMPKVGEAKLAIKALNGLDLDGSKVRVKKAEDTAKKAASDSE, from the coding sequence ATGAAAATTTTAGTAAGAAATCTTGCTCGTAATACCACGGAAGATGAATTAAGAAACTTGTTTGCCGTTCATGGTACTTTGCAGTCTTGTACTCTTGTATTGGACAAGGAAACAGGAGAATCGAAGGGCTTTGCTTTTGTTGAGATGCCAAAGGTGGGAGAGGCTAAATTAGCCATCAAAGCTCTAAATGGTTTGGATCTTGATGGCTCTAAAGTGCGAGTGAAAAAAGCGGAAGACACAGCCAAAAAAGCGGCAAGTGATTCGGAATAA
- a CDS encoding amidohydrolase, whose product MTFALKRLATSLALTSGILLTAGCSSIGTSTSTGADTVFMGGPIYTLDKTNRVVEALAIKNGAIIGVGSKQEVNKLIDSNTSIVDLDGKTLMPGLVDAHMHPMAGGEQLNTCSLNYAPLSVDQVLAKITTCVEESSEKDPSRWLKVGGWYRQAMTPEGADLTAKILDRIPTDRPIYVFGSDFHSLVTNTAALKAAGINKSTPSPEGGSIEKDAKGNPTGIFLDSAMWALASHVPPLPEEEEKQKNLNDMHMAVKAISAQGVTTILDAAASESSISAFSQLAEQGQLNVRANLAPNFGPERLEEPEGIVAEVKGFADTFNLQNTATQPGIQVNTVKVFMDGVIQAPAQTGAMMAPYLHNTGSSSNPAWSDSDNDGELYVSEETLSNAMIAFSDAGFNVHMHTDGDRAVHTALNSLETLKANRPDSTLRPALAHCEVMVPEDYARITKLNALPVISFQWGKPAQDTIDTVKNYMGEERFNYVETAGKFKQANATIVYGSDWPVDALNEWFAMEVALTRMNENATEPKYQGRLGDDPGLDIQTVLRAFTINAAYSLNMEDKVGSLEVGKYADMIIIDRDLLNIPSDQVSETQVLKTYLGGREVYTAPM is encoded by the coding sequence ATGACATTTGCTCTAAAGCGATTAGCAACGTCACTTGCACTAACAAGCGGCATACTGCTTACAGCAGGTTGCAGCTCTATTGGCACAAGCACATCCACAGGCGCAGATACCGTCTTTATGGGCGGCCCCATTTACACATTAGATAAAACAAACCGCGTTGTTGAAGCCCTAGCCATTAAAAATGGAGCCATTATTGGCGTAGGTTCTAAACAAGAGGTAAACAAATTAATCGACTCAAACACAAGTATTGTTGATTTGGATGGAAAGACATTAATGCCCGGCTTAGTGGATGCACATATGCACCCAATGGCTGGCGGTGAACAGTTAAACACCTGCTCTCTTAATTACGCACCACTTTCTGTCGATCAAGTGTTAGCCAAAATCACGACTTGTGTAGAAGAAAGCAGTGAAAAAGATCCATCGCGCTGGTTAAAAGTGGGTGGCTGGTACCGTCAAGCTATGACACCTGAGGGAGCAGATTTAACCGCAAAAATCCTAGACAGAATTCCTACTGATCGCCCTATCTACGTGTTTGGTAGCGACTTCCATTCTCTAGTCACCAATACTGCTGCGCTAAAAGCAGCTGGCATTAATAAATCCACACCTTCACCAGAAGGTGGAAGCATTGAAAAAGATGCGAAAGGCAATCCAACAGGTATATTTTTAGACAGTGCCATGTGGGCACTAGCATCACATGTGCCACCATTACCAGAAGAGGAAGAAAAACAAAAAAACCTTAACGATATGCACATGGCTGTCAAAGCGATTTCAGCACAAGGCGTCACCACTATTTTAGATGCGGCCGCCAGTGAATCGTCTATTTCTGCATTTAGTCAATTAGCAGAGCAAGGCCAATTAAATGTACGAGCTAATTTAGCGCCTAATTTTGGACCAGAACGCTTAGAAGAGCCTGAAGGCATCGTCGCTGAAGTAAAAGGCTTTGCAGATACATTTAATTTGCAAAACACGGCAACTCAACCAGGCATTCAAGTCAATACGGTAAAAGTATTTATGGACGGCGTTATTCAGGCACCAGCCCAAACGGGTGCAATGATGGCCCCTTACCTTCATAACACAGGAAGCAGCAGTAACCCTGCTTGGAGTGACAGCGATAATGATGGTGAGCTTTATGTCAGTGAGGAAACCCTCTCTAACGCTATGATCGCTTTCTCTGATGCAGGCTTTAATGTTCATATGCACACCGATGGTGACCGAGCGGTGCACACAGCCCTAAACTCGCTAGAAACTTTAAAGGCAAATCGACCTGACTCGACCCTACGCCCAGCCCTAGCCCATTGTGAAGTGATGGTGCCTGAAGATTATGCGCGCATTACTAAATTAAACGCTTTGCCTGTTATCTCGTTCCAATGGGGTAAACCTGCACAAGACACCATTGATACAGTAAAAAATTATATGGGCGAAGAGCGCTTTAATTATGTGGAAACCGCGGGTAAGTTTAAACAAGCCAACGCAACAATCGTCTACGGCAGCGACTGGCCTGTTGACGCTTTGAACGAATGGTTTGCCATGGAAGTTGCGTTAACTCGTATGAATGAAAATGCCACGGAGCCAAAATACCAAGGTCGCCTTGGGGATGACCCAGGCCTAGATATTCAGACCGTACTTCGTGCCTTCACCATAAATGCGGCTTATTCACTAAACATGGAAGATAAAGTGGGTTCATTGGAGGTTGGCAAATACGCTGACATGATCATCATTGACAGAGACCTTTTGAATATTCCATCTGATCAAGTCAGTGAGACCCAAGTACTAAAAACCTACCTTGGTGGTAGAGAAGTTTACACAGCACCAATGTAA
- a CDS encoding HAMP domain-containing sensor histidine kinase, producing MRYIKMQFHAIYSFIRRSFSESAEYSFPYAFYIGLVGAIGFPLYYYLWTYVFPQPYENFSLRLLGSLLFLGIAFIPVWPAALRPYSHLYWFITMTYSLPFFFIYMLLMNKGNIVWAMSTMAGLSLLILITYNWILTITMFFIGSLFALLVYTLTINKIELSNYLIQLPIYLFLVSAGSIFNYKSIRLKQEKLKVLASVGAEICHELRTPLMTIQNNVYGLNTNLPKLIHAYELAKSHNLVTDQIRPDIFKVLAHSVEQIEKETIHSNTVIDIFLMNLSKSKVDTEQFKRIWMADVIKEAIHRYPYDSDRERRTIKMNLTKDFEFFGSDILMMHVVFNLIKNALAFTKDAKGATIEITLSKDAKANHVFFKDNGKGIPLQDRFLIFENFYSSSNQSRGSGTGIGLAFCKRVLISFNAQIKCYSELGKYTEFVLSFPKQLKKDGI from the coding sequence GTGCGATACATTAAGATGCAATTCCATGCCATCTATAGCTTTATCAGGCGATCATTTTCAGAAAGTGCTGAATATTCTTTTCCCTATGCTTTTTATATCGGCCTCGTTGGCGCAATTGGTTTCCCTTTGTACTATTACCTATGGACTTATGTTTTTCCACAACCCTATGAGAACTTCTCTCTACGACTTTTAGGTAGTCTTCTTTTTTTAGGAATTGCTTTTATTCCTGTTTGGCCTGCGGCACTACGCCCTTATAGTCACCTTTACTGGTTCATTACTATGACCTATTCACTTCCTTTTTTCTTCATCTATATGTTATTGATGAATAAAGGAAATATTGTTTGGGCAATGTCAACGATGGCGGGTTTAAGTTTACTAATATTGATTACTTATAATTGGATATTAACAATAACTATGTTTTTTATAGGGTCATTATTTGCCTTATTAGTTTATACATTAACAATAAATAAAATAGAGTTAAGTAACTACCTCATACAATTACCTATCTACCTGTTTCTAGTGAGTGCTGGAAGCATTTTTAACTATAAATCGATTCGACTTAAACAAGAAAAGCTCAAGGTATTAGCTTCGGTAGGAGCAGAAATTTGCCATGAGCTAAGAACCCCTTTAATGACTATACAAAACAATGTTTATGGATTAAATACAAACTTACCTAAACTAATACATGCCTATGAATTGGCTAAGTCACACAATTTGGTAACGGATCAAATCAGACCAGATATTTTTAAAGTTCTAGCACACTCGGTAGAACAAATTGAAAAAGAAACCATACACTCTAACACTGTGATCGATATATTTTTGATGAACTTATCAAAATCCAAAGTTGATACAGAGCAATTCAAGCGAATCTGGATGGCAGATGTAATCAAAGAAGCGATTCATCGATATCCATACGACTCAGACCGAGAGCGAAGAACTATCAAAATGAACCTAACCAAGGACTTTGAGTTTTTCGGATCAGATATACTGATGATGCATGTTGTTTTCAATTTAATAAAAAATGCCTTAGCATTTACGAAAGATGCCAAGGGAGCTACTATTGAAATTACTCTAAGTAAGGACGCCAAAGCAAACCACGTATTCTTCAAAGATAATGGTAAAGGAATCCCCTTACAGGATAGATTTTTGATTTTTGAAAATTTTTATTCTTCCAGTAACCAGAGCAGAGGTTCAGGTACTGGAATTGGTTTAGCTTTTTGCAAAAGAGTATTAATAAGTTTTAATGCCCAAATTAAGTGTTACTCTGAGCTTGGAAAATACACAGAATTTGTGTTGAGCTTTCCTAAGCAACTCAAAAAAGATGGAATTTAA
- the cqsA gene encoding alpha-hydroxyketone-type quorum-sensing autoinducer synthase, with amino-acid sequence MTINTNKYPSYLAEKVNKHVKRYSQEWGGRHIMHGLNPEKSSIKMISNDYLALANNPEIVAAQHDVLNSLENLVLMSSIFMHGDNPQLNFESRMADYMEAEESVLCQSGYNANVGLIQAIVEGTDAPIYIDMMAHMSLWDGSHFSKASVHQFRHNNVDHLISLIDRHGPGLVMVDSVYSTNGSVCPLKELVEKAYKKDCILLVDESHSLGTHGPNGRGMVVDYGLQDKVMFRTASLAKAFAGRAGIITCPEGFSEYFKFTAKPSIFSSALLPYEIAGLNKTLDLIIDADDRRERLHYNANFLRQALSDLGYKTDDSQSQIIALESGTERQTMVLKDALESKGVFGSVFCAPATAKKRALVRFSVNSSLTDSELNLIVDACKSIREAVGLSQWRSTRKQSAIPLSLSID; translated from the coding sequence ATGACGATCAATACCAATAAATACCCAAGTTATCTAGCAGAAAAAGTTAATAAGCACGTAAAGCGTTATTCTCAAGAATGGGGAGGGCGTCATATTATGCATGGTCTTAATCCAGAAAAATCATCGATTAAGATGATTAGTAATGATTATTTAGCTTTAGCTAATAACCCAGAAATAGTTGCAGCGCAGCACGATGTATTGAATAGTTTAGAAAACCTTGTGCTTATGTCTTCTATTTTTATGCATGGCGATAATCCGCAGCTCAATTTTGAAAGTCGTATGGCAGATTACATGGAGGCAGAAGAATCCGTTCTTTGTCAATCTGGGTATAACGCCAATGTCGGTTTGATACAGGCTATTGTTGAAGGGACTGATGCTCCTATTTACATTGATATGATGGCGCATATGTCTCTTTGGGATGGCTCTCATTTTAGTAAAGCCTCCGTCCATCAATTTCGACACAATAATGTTGATCACCTCATATCCTTGATTGACCGTCATGGGCCCGGTTTGGTGATGGTGGATTCTGTATACAGTACCAATGGCAGCGTATGTCCTTTAAAAGAGTTAGTGGAGAAAGCCTATAAAAAAGACTGCATATTGCTAGTGGATGAATCTCACTCATTGGGAACACATGGCCCGAATGGACGAGGAATGGTGGTAGATTATGGTTTACAAGATAAGGTGATGTTTAGAACAGCAAGCTTGGCTAAGGCCTTTGCTGGGCGTGCTGGTATTATCACTTGTCCTGAGGGGTTTTCTGAATACTTTAAATTCACAGCTAAACCATCTATTTTTAGCTCTGCTTTGTTGCCTTATGAAATTGCAGGTTTGAATAAAACGCTGGATTTAATTATTGATGCGGACGATAGACGTGAGCGACTTCATTATAATGCCAATTTTTTGAGGCAAGCTCTGAGTGATTTAGGTTACAAAACGGATGATTCACAATCGCAAATTATAGCGCTTGAATCAGGAACGGAGCGACAGACTATGGTATTAAAAGATGCACTAGAATCAAAAGGGGTATTTGGTTCGGTATTTTGTGCCCCTGCAACGGCTAAGAAGCGTGCATTAGTGCGTTTTTCTGTTAATTCCAGTTTAACTGATAGTGAGTTAAACCTTATTGTGGATGCATGTAAAAGTATTCGAGAAGCAGTAGGGTTAAGTCAGTGGCGTTCAACTAGAAAACAATCTGCTATACCTCTCTCGCTTTCTATCGATTGA
- a CDS encoding response regulator translates to MMLNSDKKMIDAYYHPTTVVFLDDHQAFLNSIPLALEANVAYKPFIDPKAAINYINGRTQYQPLVEKDDSWADNHVSYHYKLNVESILNKTHDGKRFSEPSILVTDYAMPSHDYNGLDVCKAIDNPYVKKILLTGVADEQIAIEALNNKVIDYYLKKSTQNVFTQVNQLIHRYQQEYFHDMTRVIRESLKVSCPLIDDPEIVAYFFAIIEQENIVEYHLNIESKAASLDFLMVDEQGKSHRLLILNQDDLRAHRDVATDVNAPEALLDALQNQTKVPLFSSADGFYHPDMQTNWEKYLHSSIRIDGRESYIASFISEVDINPTLTNTTRIFSFLQYLQNDTSAGSLT, encoded by the coding sequence ATGATGCTTAACTCTGATAAAAAAATGATTGATGCCTATTACCATCCAACTACAGTGGTTTTTCTAGACGATCACCAAGCTTTTTTGAATAGTATCCCTTTAGCACTTGAAGCCAATGTGGCTTACAAACCTTTTATTGATCCTAAAGCTGCTATCAACTACATAAATGGTAGGACTCAATATCAACCTTTGGTTGAAAAAGATGACTCTTGGGCTGATAACCATGTTTCTTACCACTATAAACTCAATGTAGAATCTATTCTAAACAAAACCCATGATGGCAAACGTTTTTCCGAGCCTTCCATTCTTGTGACTGACTATGCAATGCCTAGTCATGACTACAACGGTTTAGACGTGTGTAAAGCTATTGATAACCCTTATGTAAAAAAAATCCTTCTCACTGGCGTAGCGGATGAACAGATAGCTATTGAAGCCTTAAATAATAAGGTAATAGATTATTATTTGAAAAAAAGTACTCAAAATGTTTTTACACAAGTAAATCAATTAATCCATCGTTATCAGCAAGAGTATTTTCATGATATGACTCGAGTCATCAGAGAAAGCCTAAAAGTGAGCTGTCCTTTGATTGATGATCCCGAAATAGTGGCATATTTTTTTGCCATTATTGAGCAAGAAAATATCGTAGAATATCATCTAAACATAGAATCAAAAGCGGCATCATTAGATTTTTTAATGGTAGACGAGCAAGGTAAATCCCATAGGCTACTGATACTAAATCAAGATGATTTAAGAGCACATAGGGACGTTGCAACGGATGTTAATGCACCAGAAGCATTACTGGACGCTTTACAAAATCAAACTAAAGTACCTCTCTTCTCAAGCGCAGATGGTTTTTATCATCCAGATATGCAAACAAACTGGGAAAAATACTTACACTCAAGCATCAGAATTGATGGTCGAGAATCCTATATTGCTTCTTTTATCAGTGAAGTAGATATAAACCCTACCTTAACAAACACTACTCGAATTTTTTCTTTCCTACAGTATTTACAGAATGATACTTCAGCTGGCTCTTTAACCTAA
- a CDS encoding AAA family ATPase translates to MKWKISKIEVSSFKAFKHIYLDLGESSLLTLDGPNGYGKTSIFDAIELLLTGQINRIQNLFDTLLTSNKRNYADNLFWNSRSGDNDLCIKIEFINDDRKLALARHCPAAIFKKPVNNRADKYENFKLYELPEFESSDFTEINQRDNNFLDEIFGKNFRENFSFLNYLEQGQNRLLHTRVDERKDKLGNLFNISDIETEIESCNTIYNKLTRYINNPEYAAKALSLKEEIATLKDTLQAETGIIEYKKLSTTDAQPIWDKEILFSTYSASDHAAYLESVRKIIALLPLKATIKTRVHNEAIDADIERNEESLRSLAQFGKDLEKLDGLEVIKKGINELNRSAATIKRGASMIKVEEAQSLPNWADGRLEWFELQIESRNSLSEKSSANANVIAELEHLKRQLIDEHKKSYPDDQLCPLCGTDWEDHKSMVDAIEERTKQISESLSKDGKDLVNLIAAMDAELKLIDIPIQDRLKALKPTFKPNLHAELTKIKLRLPAITQLMEKLKNDNIQFTDSFTESDDVVNERLEKLKAILRNKKQVEADALALPEDWRETTNSAFKDLQDFYIITAEDLKNKEQYISIKANEAQNSRLQTCISDLKLIEKEILAAQKAQGKIEKLRSTLKKTEQNYTDQTISAIEFIFHIYSGRLIQNYQRGLGLFIESREGTQLRFLTAEKSEHDAVMSMSSGQVSALSLAFFLSLNKVYAKVPLILIDDPSQSLDEINIASLTDLLRCELKHCQLIVSSHEDDISAYMRYRFDRAGLKTSSLNMQTLAKHAM, encoded by the coding sequence ATGAAATGGAAAATATCCAAGATTGAAGTCTCTAGCTTCAAAGCATTCAAGCATATCTACTTAGATCTTGGCGAATCGTCCTTGCTAACTCTGGATGGACCTAACGGCTATGGTAAAACAAGTATCTTCGACGCAATTGAACTACTGCTGACCGGCCAGATCAATCGAATACAAAACCTATTCGATACATTATTAACCAGTAACAAGAGAAATTACGCGGACAATCTATTCTGGAACAGTCGCTCCGGCGATAACGACCTATGCATTAAAATTGAATTCATTAACGATGATCGCAAACTTGCTTTGGCCAGACATTGCCCAGCCGCGATATTCAAAAAACCAGTAAACAATCGTGCGGACAAGTACGAAAACTTCAAACTTTACGAGTTACCAGAGTTCGAGTCGTCCGACTTCACGGAGATCAATCAGCGCGACAACAACTTCCTTGATGAAATTTTCGGAAAAAATTTCAGGGAGAACTTTTCCTTCCTTAACTATCTGGAGCAAGGGCAAAACAGGCTGTTACACACTCGGGTAGACGAACGTAAGGATAAACTAGGAAACCTCTTCAACATCAGCGATATCGAAACTGAGATCGAAAGCTGTAACACCATATACAATAAACTCACAAGGTACATCAACAATCCTGAATACGCGGCAAAAGCTTTATCACTTAAAGAAGAGATAGCCACACTAAAAGATACATTGCAGGCAGAGACTGGGATAATTGAGTACAAAAAACTCTCAACGACTGATGCCCAACCAATATGGGACAAGGAGATTCTATTCTCAACATACTCAGCATCAGATCATGCTGCCTACCTGGAATCAGTTCGCAAAATTATTGCCCTTTTACCGCTCAAAGCCACGATAAAAACCAGGGTTCACAACGAGGCAATTGATGCCGACATCGAACGTAACGAAGAATCTCTGAGAAGCTTAGCTCAGTTCGGTAAAGACCTTGAGAAGCTTGATGGGCTTGAAGTCATTAAGAAGGGGATCAATGAACTGAATCGTTCAGCGGCCACCATCAAGCGCGGAGCCTCGATGATCAAGGTCGAAGAAGCCCAATCACTACCAAACTGGGCGGATGGGCGCCTTGAGTGGTTTGAGTTACAAATTGAATCCCGAAACAGCCTAAGCGAAAAAAGCAGCGCCAATGCGAACGTTATAGCCGAGTTGGAACACCTGAAAAGGCAGCTGATTGATGAACACAAGAAGTCCTATCCAGATGATCAGTTGTGCCCTCTCTGTGGCACTGACTGGGAAGATCACAAATCGATGGTGGATGCCATTGAAGAAAGAACCAAGCAGATCTCTGAATCACTAAGCAAGGATGGTAAGGACCTAGTTAACCTAATCGCTGCTATGGACGCTGAGCTGAAGCTCATCGACATCCCTATCCAAGACAGATTGAAGGCTCTCAAGCCTACATTTAAACCAAATCTTCATGCAGAGCTGACCAAAATTAAGCTTCGGCTCCCAGCAATAACCCAGCTAATGGAGAAGTTGAAAAACGACAATATTCAATTTACTGACTCATTTACGGAAAGTGATGATGTAGTAAATGAGCGACTTGAAAAGCTCAAAGCGATTCTAAGGAATAAAAAACAGGTTGAAGCTGATGCTTTAGCACTGCCGGAGGACTGGCGAGAAACAACAAACAGCGCCTTCAAAGACCTGCAGGATTTCTACATAATAACGGCTGAAGATCTAAAGAACAAAGAGCAGTACATATCGATTAAAGCAAACGAGGCTCAAAACTCTCGGCTCCAAACCTGTATTTCCGATCTTAAGCTTATCGAAAAAGAAATCCTGGCGGCTCAAAAAGCACAAGGTAAAATTGAAAAGCTCCGCAGCACACTGAAGAAAACAGAGCAGAATTATACCGATCAGACAATTTCGGCTATCGAATTCATATTCCACATCTACAGTGGCAGGCTGATCCAAAACTACCAGCGCGGCCTCGGTCTGTTTATCGAGAGCCGAGAGGGTACACAGTTGAGATTTCTGACTGCCGAAAAATCTGAACACGACGCAGTCATGTCTATGAGTTCTGGCCAGGTGTCCGCTCTTAGTCTTGCCTTCTTTCTTTCACTTAATAAGGTCTACGCTAAGGTACCTCTCATCCTGATTGATGACCCGTCACAATCTCTGGATGAAATCAACATTGCTTCCTTGACAGACCTACTCCGTTGCGAACTCAAGCATTGCCAGTTGATTGTCTCTTCTCACGAGGATGATATCTCTGCTTATATGCGCTACAGGTTCGACAGAGCAGGCCTTAAAACAAGTTCACTCAACATGCAAACCTTAGCAAAACATGCTATGTAA
- a CDS encoding ABC-three component system middle component 1, which translates to MIKQLIDEALVSHGFVSKCEMDTTSFYVRESGSAIRFAVVHNLDDLPDPAELNNRINQLAPEDFLRNPSFKKNCDLICIHRLDVLAEFKDHEEEIFAIEEDPHFYKKYVLYYSIAEESALSNFTYEKLETVIADKKEFLNYKENPLVATQYSFAAKTFIKLPFLVLPSHQGNLVSLRLQATEAVAEADLNDTYSTIQKVTNKNADAIIKEMINHEMENIQD; encoded by the coding sequence ATGATAAAACAGCTTATTGATGAAGCACTTGTTAGCCATGGCTTTGTAAGTAAATGTGAAATGGACACCACAAGCTTTTATGTTCGTGAATCTGGATCAGCTATCAGATTCGCAGTCGTACATAATCTTGACGACCTCCCTGACCCAGCCGAGCTGAATAACCGAATCAATCAACTTGCTCCTGAGGACTTTCTCAGGAACCCAAGCTTCAAGAAGAATTGCGATCTGATTTGCATTCATCGCCTTGACGTTCTGGCCGAGTTCAAGGATCACGAAGAAGAAATCTTCGCAATTGAGGAAGACCCGCATTTTTATAAAAAATATGTCCTCTACTACAGCATTGCGGAAGAAAGCGCTCTCTCCAATTTCACCTATGAAAAACTTGAGACTGTTATTGCTGACAAAAAGGAATTTCTTAATTACAAAGAAAACCCCCTTGTCGCCACACAATACAGCTTCGCTGCGAAGACCTTTATCAAACTTCCTTTCCTAGTGCTACCTAGCCATCAAGGAAATCTTGTGTCATTGAGGTTACAAGCAACTGAGGCCGTTGCTGAAGCCGACTTGAACGATACGTATTCGACTATCCAGAAAGTCACAAACAAAAACGCCGACGCAATTATCAAGGAAATGATTAACCATGAAATGGAAAATATCCAAGATTGA
- a CDS encoding aspartate aminotransferase family protein, with protein MSHRLTQAQLDAHWMAYTGNRQFKKDPRIITSAAGNYYTDSDGRKVFDGLSGLWTCGLGHSVPAINEAVAQQVKTLDYSPAFQFGHEKSFLLAEQITEFMPAGLNRIFFTGSGSESVDTALKVARAYWRKKGMGTKTKFIGRAKGYHGAGISGFSVGGIPANRTLYGQGLESYHLPHTQVPGSEFSKGMAEQGKERADDLLNLIMMHDASNIAAVIVEPMSGSAGVIVPPKGYLQRLREICDQHNILLIFDEVITAFGRMGAKTGSEAFGVTPDVITMAKQVTNGVIPMGAVAFKQEIYDTFMDNGGPDYMLEIPHGYTYSAHPIACAAGLASLEEIKKQGLIERVNSMSSVWENSVHQLKDASSMITDIRNYGFAAGISIAPVDGEPAKRPFQIAMAMWEKGYYVRYGADTIQLAPPFTTEAPEIDSLINALGDTIKQQA; from the coding sequence ATGAGTCACCGTTTAACCCAAGCCCAACTTGATGCACATTGGATGGCCTACACGGGCAATCGCCAATTCAAAAAAGATCCTCGCATTATCACCTCTGCAGCAGGAAATTATTACACCGACAGCGATGGCAGAAAGGTTTTTGACGGACTTTCTGGGTTATGGACTTGCGGCTTAGGTCATAGCGTTCCCGCTATTAACGAAGCCGTGGCACAGCAAGTCAAAACCCTCGATTACTCCCCTGCTTTTCAATTCGGTCATGAAAAATCCTTCTTGTTAGCAGAGCAAATTACAGAGTTTATGCCAGCTGGGTTAAACCGTATTTTCTTTACAGGCTCCGGCTCAGAATCGGTTGATACGGCATTAAAAGTCGCTCGCGCTTATTGGCGTAAAAAAGGCATGGGCACAAAAACCAAGTTTATTGGCCGTGCTAAAGGCTATCATGGTGCTGGGATTTCCGGTTTCAGCGTTGGCGGCATTCCAGCAAACCGCACGCTTTATGGACAAGGTTTAGAGTCTTATCACCTTCCTCACACCCAAGTTCCGGGCAGTGAATTTTCCAAAGGTATGGCTGAGCAAGGCAAAGAACGCGCAGATGATCTGCTTAACCTAATCATGATGCACGATGCTTCGAACATTGCTGCCGTTATTGTCGAGCCGATGTCTGGCTCGGCTGGTGTGATCGTGCCACCAAAAGGTTACTTACAACGTTTACGGGAGATTTGTGATCAGCATAATATCTTGCTGATCTTTGATGAAGTCATTACCGCGTTTGGTCGCATGGGGGCTAAAACAGGCTCAGAGGCCTTTGGGGTCACGCCAGACGTGATTACCATGGCAAAACAAGTCACTAATGGTGTCATCCCAATGGGCGCTGTGGCTTTTAAACAAGAGATTTACGACACCTTCATGGATAATGGTGGCCCAGACTACATGCTGGAAATACCGCATGGCTATACTTACTCAGCACACCCTATTGCCTGTGCCGCCGGATTGGCTTCTCTTGAGGAGATTAAGAAGCAAGGTTTAATCGAGCGCGTTAACAGCATGAGTTCAGTATGGGAAAACAGCGTGCATCAACTTAAAGACGCCAGTTCGATGATTACCGATATTCGAAATTATGGTTTTGCGGCTGGGATTAGCATTGCTCCAGTAGACGGCGAACCAGCAAAACGCCCATTCCAAATTGCTATGGCCATGTGGGAAAAAGGCTATTATGTTCGTTATGGCGCTGACACTATCCAATTGGCGCCACCTTTTACAACAGAAGCGCCTGAGATCGACAGCTTAATCAATGCGCTAGGAGATACAATCAAACAACAAGCTTAA